From Bacteroidia bacterium:
AATAACCATATCAACATGTTCTGGGTGTTTCATTGGAGAAGGAACACCTTCGAACCATCTAACCGGACGAAGGCAAGTATATAAATCCAATTCCTGGCGCAAAGCAACGTTCAATGAACGAATTCCGCCACCAACCGGAGTTGTTAACGGACCTTTTATTCCAATCAGGTATTCACGAATAACATCCAGGGTTTCAGCAGGTAACCATTGTCCGGTCAGGTTAAATGCTTTTTCACCGGCATAAACTTCTTTCCAAACAATTTTCTTAGAACCGCCATAAGCTTTTTCAACAGCAGCGTCTAGAACGCGAACAGAAGCATTCCAAATATCTGTTCCGGTTCCATCTCCTTCAATAAAAGGGATAATTGGGTCATTAGGGGTGACAATTTTTCCGTCTTTAACGGTAATTTTCGATCCGTTCATTTCAATAATTTTCTAAAAAGTTAAACAGGGGGCGAAAGTAAGATTCCTATGCGGATGGACAAGAAAAAATCGAAAAATTACCTAAAAATGATCAAATCTTAACAAAAGAAAGGGATTAACAATTAGAAGGATAAATCAGTTTTAGGAAAATCTTTTTTCAATATCTTCCATTCCCAATTTAAAATAGGTAGGTTTGCCTGTAGGGCTAATGGAAGAGTTTTCGCAGGCGAACAATTCATTGACCAGACTTTCCATTTCTTCTTGGTTTAAGCTTTGTCCTCGTTTTATGGAAGTTTTTCTAGCCAATGCTTTGGCAAGCGGTGAATTTCGGTCGTTTAAGCTGTGGCTATTGGCAAATTCCTGAATGAGGCTATCCATCAGGTCTTTTAAGTTGGTTTCCTGCATGTAAGGAGCAACGCCGTGTATAACAAAGGAGTTGGATCCAAACGGGTGTATATCAATTCCCAGGGAATGCAAAGGTTCGAGCATTTCGGTTAGTAGGGAACATTCATAAGCATTGTATTCCAAATTGACCGGAAAAAGCAATTGCTGACTAACTCCGGTATGGTTTTTAAGCATGGAGGCATAGCGTTCGAATTGAATGCGTTCATGAGCCCCTTGCTGATCAATTACCAAAATTCCACCTTTCATGGAAGTCAGGATGAATGAATTTTGAACTTGGTAAAAGGAGTGGGAAATTTCCTGAGGCTTTTCGGAACCAAGCTGTTCAGTTTTTTCATGGGGATGTTCCTGGTCTTTTTTCTCGAAGCCTTCGTAGAGTTTTTCCCAAGCCCAATTGTTTTTACTAGGTAAATTCAATTCACCTTGTTTGGGTCTATTATCGGTGGAAGGCCATTTCGGTTGAAAAGGGTTAAACGTTGGATCTACCTTGATCGTAGGAGGAATGATGGGGCGATCAGGATGTAAGGGAGGCTGGAAACTTGCCTCTTGTTCAAAATCCAAGGTAGGCGAAATGTTGTAACGGCCGAGTGAGCGTTGCACAGATGATTTCAGGATGGCGTAAATTGCTTTTTCGTCTTCAAATTTTATTTCTGTTTTGGTTGGATGAATATTGATATCCACCTTTTGCGGGTCAATTTCCAGGAAGATAAAATAGGTAGGAAAGCAATCTTGAGGCAATAAATCTTTGTAAGCTGTTTGAACGGCATGGTGCAGGTAGCTGCTTTTGATAAAGCGATTGTTGACAAAAAAGTACTGTTCACCCCTGGTTTTGCGGGCATATTCGGGTTTGCAAATAAATCCTGAAACCTGAATAATGGTGGTTTCTTCATCTACCGGAACCAGTCGTTCGTTATAATCGTTACCGAACAAGGCCATAATTCGTTGACGAATAGCAGAAGATTTCAGGTTGTAAACCTCGCTATCATTGTGGTAAAGCGAAAACTTAATGGAAGGAAATGCAAGGGTAACCCGGTAGAATTCTTCTAAGATATGTCTGAATTCCACCGCATTGGATTTCAAGAAGTTTCGGCGAACGGGAACATTATAGAACAGGTTTTTCATTGAAATGGAAGTTCCTGCCGGACATTGAATATGTTCTTGGCTTTTGGCTTCGGAACCTTCGATGATAATTTGTGTACCTAAATCATCTTCGGCTCTTCGTGTTTTCATTTCTACCTGCGAAATAGCGGCAATAGAAGCCAGAGCCTCGCCCCGAAATCCCATGGTTCGGATACAAAACAGGTCGTCTGAATTTTTGATTTTGGAAGTGGCATGTCGTTCCCAGGAAAGCCGGGCATCGGTATTCGACATCCCTTTGCCATTATCGATAACTTGAATTAAGGTACGTCCTGCATCCTTAACAATCAGTTTAATGTCTGTGGCTCCGGCATCAATGGAATTTTCAAGCAATTCCTTAACAGCTGAAGCAGGTCTTTGAACCACTTCACCAGCCGCAATCTGATTGGCTACATTGTCCGGAAGTAACTTGATGATATCCACTTTTCTCTTTTCGGACGGCGAAGGTCTTAAAATTCAATTGAAATTTTTGTGCTTTTTTAGTATATTTTTTCACAAGTACTTGATACCCCCATTCCGAACTTATACTATTTTTGTAAAACATCTAAAAGGACATTATATGAAAAGACTTATCACCCTGATTCTAACCATAGCAGGTTTTACTTCCTACGCTCAGGTTCAACTTCATTCAACTTCACCACTGCCCCCTGGAATGGGTAAAGTTGGCAATACTGTTTTAAAACCTAAGAAGGCAACCGAGAATTTAGGAAGCTATTTCCTGGATTATGAAGGGTATGATGAGTTTTTCTTCGGTCAAATTCAATCTTTTGTAAAAGTTGGATTTAATTCCTTAGATACCACAACAGGCGTAATTCGTCAGGCCATGGAAGTGTTTGATACCTTGTTAGTAACCCAGGATTATAATGATTTTCAGCCAATGGAATGGGGTGGAAATACCTTTGTTCGAATTGATACCCTATACATTATTGTTGGTCAACAAAACAATACAGGCGACACGGCGGTATTTAAAATGCGTTTGAATACTTATAAATCCAATTCCAATGCCAACGGAGCCTACCTTAGTTTAACCAATGAACTTTGGGCTGATTCTATTGCCATAGATACCAACCTTACTCCGGATCCGGATGGGTCAGGTTTTCCAATCAAAACCTTAAAATTTACTCCCGGTGTAATTACCAACCAAAAGTTTGCTGCTACCTTCGAATATTTTGGTGACCCACAAGATACCTGTTACCTGCGTTTTAGCTATGGAACAGACGGAAGTAACTGCGGAAGTTCTTCTCAAGCCTTGATTATTCCTTCTGAATTATACCCACAATCCTTTTATTCAGTAGCCCTTGGTGGTGAACCCGGCAATCCAACTCCAAGTATCTTTATTCCACGAATCAGCGGAAATTTTGGCTATTACTGGTACAATGATTGCGACAATTCAGGCGACCCATATAATACGCCGGGCGATCAATCCAGCGGGTTTTCTTCCAGTGAAAATTCATACCAAAATTGGTCTATTTGGGCAAGCGTAACTTTAATAGACTCGGTTACTGCAATGAATGAACTAAGTAATAAAGAGTTTAGTGTTTCTGCCTACCCTAACCCAGCCAAAGAGGTGGTTAATTTAAGCTATCAGGTAAAATCGGAAGGTTCGGTAAATCTTCATGTTCACAATATCCTGGGTACCGAGGTTTTGGCTGCCGAACTTGGACACAAAGGATTGGGAAAAAACACCTACAGCATGGATATTTCCGGTTTACCTAACGGAATTTATACCTATACCATGGAAATGAATGGTAAAGCGGTTACTCGCAAGTTTGTAGTGGCTCATTAAGGTTTTTTTACCTTAGAAAAGAGGCCATTCCCAATAAGAATGGCCTCTTTTGTTTTTCTTTGCACCATGAAATTATCCCGAATTCAACATCTAATCTTCCTTTCTTGTCTTTTGCTTATTGGAGCTTGTGCTAATGAAAAGAAGCAAAATGATAAACCCAAAATTGCCTACCTGGATTTATTGGAAGATGAAACCTTGGCACAAGCCAGACAAGGCTTTTGGGATGCCTTGGCTAAAAATGGTTATTCTGAAAAGGATGGAAGTCTGGAGGTGATTTATAAAAATGCCAATGGAGACCAAATGGCTTTGGTTCAGGCTTGCGATTACATGGTAAGTCAAAATGTAGATATAATTGCCACCAATCCAACCTTAAGTACAATAACAGCCGTTAAGAAATCCGGCAACATACCTGTTTGTATGATGGTTTCTCCTCGTCCCGATTTAGCCGGTTTGGCCTCTAAAGATGGAACCTGGCCTTCCCAATTGTTTGGTGTTTATGAAACCCTGGATTACATTGATTCTTCCCTGGCATTGGCCATGACCTTGCAACCAGAAATCAAAAAAATAGGATTAATTTATAACCAAAGTGAACCCCAAAGTGTAGATGCCTTCAACGAGGTAAAAAACTATTGTGCTAAAAGAGGGATTGGACTGGAAGCTCTGCCGGTTAATGCTTCTTCCGAAACCCAACAGGTTACCTCCGTACTGCTCTCTAAATCCATTGATGCTTTCTTTGCCTTGCCTGATAATGTTATTTTTGCCTCTTTCGAAACGGTGAAAAAGCTATGTGATGAAAAGAAAATCCCCATTTACACATCCGAAGCAGGTTTGGTAAAACGAGGCGCCAAAGCTAGCTTTGGAGCAGATTTTTACCAATGGGGTTATCAAGCCGGATTGCAAGCGGCTGACTACCTCAAGGATAAATCCAAGTTGCCTGCTCCACAACCGGTAAAAAACAGAATAAAAACCATCGGAAAATAAACTCCTCCACATGAATAAACAAATCATCCAATCTCCGGCAGCTCCGGCTCCAATTGGTCCCTACAGTCAGGCTGTAAAAGCAGGTAATTTTTTATTTCTTTCCGGGCAAATCGCTTTAGATCCTGCAACAGGAGAATTAAAAATGGATTCTGTGGAAGTAGAAACCCAACAGGTAATGAAGAATTTACAAGCGGTATTGCAGCAAGCAGGGTTGGATTTTAATCATGTGGTAAAAACTACCATTTTCTTGATGGATATGAATGACTTTGCTACAGTTAATACCATTTATGGGAGCTACTTTCAAGGTGATTTTCCGGCCAGAGAAACTGTTCAGGTTGCAGGACTTCCCAAGGGTGTTCGGGTTGAGATTTCAATGGTAGCGGCTGTTTAATTGCATTTTCTCATCTTGAGCAATTCCAACTTCCCCGGTTGGTGCCAAGCTTTCAACATTCTGTTTTGAAAAATTAATAATTATCCTCCTCTTTTCTTGGTAGTTCTTGCCAACTTTGAGGCATGGAAAAAATAAAAGTCGGAATATTTTTCGGAGGACAAAGCCGGGAAAGAGAAGTTTCATTTGCCGGAGGAAGAACTGTTTACGATAATCTGGATAAGGCCTTGTTTGAGCCTGTTCCTATTTTCGTTGATAGCTTTGGGCAATTCATTCTACCCGACTGGCAATATATTTACAAAGGGTCTATTCGTGATTTTTACCCTCCGGTGCATGCCATTCCATATTCCCCGGGCGAATTTCAGGTTTATGCCGAAAATTTACCGGATGCTGATTCCCTGAAAGCAAGCCTTGCCGCTTCCATAGGAAAGTTAATTCAACCAAACGAGTTAAAGTCGCTTATGGATTTGGCTTTTCTTTGTTTGCATGGTGCTTATGGTGAAGATGGTCGAATTCAAGGCCTTTTGGAATACTTGCATATCCCTTACACCGGTTCCGGAATTTTACCATCGGCCTTGGGAATGAACAAAGCAGCTCAAAAAAATCTGCTTCAAAGCACAGGTTTTAATAGTCCGGCATTTTTTGAAATAACTAAACAGCAGTGGAATCGCGAAAATGAACGCATAACTCTTTTTGAAACAGTTAAAGAGGTGGTTGGTTTCCCCTGCGTAGTGAAGGCTTCCAATCAAGGCTCTTCCATTGGAATTTCCGTACTCAATTCAGCGGATCAAACGGCATTCGAAAAGGCCGTTGAAAAGTGTTTTTTCACTAGAACCATCCTGGCTTCGGAGTGGAATGCCCTAACTGAACGTGGTAAAAATGAGTATGTGCGTACCTTGGCTGATATTCGGGAAGGAATTGGACTGCCGGTTCGTTTGGGAAATTCGGTATTGTTTCACCCCGATCAGGTTTTGGATACCTTGAAGGAGGTTTTAGCGCACCAAGAATCGGTGTTTTTGGAATCGATGGATGGTGAAAGTTCTGTTTTGGTGGAAGGGTTTATCGAAGGCAAGGAATTTTCTTGCATTGTGGTTGAAGATGAGCAAGGAAAAGCCTTGGCTTTGCCTCCAACCGAAATTAGGAAAGGAAAAGAAGTATTCGATTACCGAAGCAAATACCTTCCAGGTTTATCGAGAAAAATTACACCTATCGAGCTTCCTACCGAAACTATACAAGCCATACGACGCGAAACCGAACGCCTTTTTCAGCATTTTCAATTCGATGTTTATGCCCGAATAGATGGATTTGTTGGAAACGATGGTAAAATTTACCTCAACGATCCCAACACGACCTCCGGCATGATGCCCAGCTCGTTTTTCTTTCACCAAGCTGCTGAAATTGGGTTAAATCCTTCCCAGTTTTTAACCTATATCATTCGAACTTCCCTGGCTGCTCGTATTCGCGATTTTAAAGGGAATGGAGTTGCCGAGCCTGTTCTAAACCAATTGGATAGAGCCATTGAACACCATAAGACTCAGGCTAAGCAGAAGATCAAAGTGGCCGTTATTTTGGGTGGTTATTCTTCCGAGCGTCATATTTCGGTTGAAAGTGGACGCAATATTTTTGAAAAACTGTCTTCATCCGATAAATATGCTCCCGAACCCATTTTTCTGACCGGAAATTCCGAGAATCACCTCTTATACAAAATTCCGATTAACCTTTTGCTAAAAGACAATGCGGATGATATTAAGGATAAAATTGAGCATTTTTCAGTACACGAAGTAATTAAGGAAATTATCCATGATTGTTCTTCCATTACACTTAAATATGCTTCGGACGACGCTTTGGCCGCTCCCGAATTGCTAAGTTATTCCGATTTGAAAAATCGTTTTGATGAGGTTTTTATCGGGTTGCATGGTCGTCCGGGTGAGGATGGTGCGCTGCAAAAACAACTGGATGCTTTGGGAATGCCTTACAACGGTTCCGGAGTTCAAAGTTCTTCCATTACCATTAATAAGTATGAAACCAACGAAATTTTAGCCAAACATGGCATGAATGTAGCCAAACATTTGTTGGTGGAGAAATCCGATTGGCAAACCAATAAAGCCAAAGCCATCGAAACTATTTTATCTTGCGTTAAGTACCCTTTTATCGCAAAACCGGTGGATGATGGCTGTAGTTCTGCGGTTAGAAAAGTGAAGACTCAAGCCGAATTGGAAGCTTTTGCAACGCTAATTTTCAGAGATGGGGAAGAAATGGATACGACATCTGCCCAACTTTTAAACATTAAGCCAAAAGAGGAGTTTCCAAATAAATCCGTTTTTTTAGTTGAAGAGCTAATTTCGGCCAATGGGGCCCTGCATTTCCTTGAAATTACCGGCGGAATGTTGACCCATTACAATGCCCAAGGGGAGGTGGAATATGAATTGTTTGAGGCTTCAGAAGCGCTAAGTGAAGGAGAAGTTTTGTCGTTGGAAGAGAAGTTTTTGGCAGGTCAGGGACAAAATATTACCCCTGCCCGTTACCAATCTGATCCGGAGGCGAGGCAACAAGTTAGCGATTTTGTGAAAAGTGAGTTGATGCGTGCAGCCAAGGCCTTAAATGTGCAAGGTTACTGCCGGATTGATGCCTTTGTTCGGGTATTTGAAAACAACCGTGCCGAGGTTGTCTTCGTGGAAGTGAATTCGTTACCGGGTATGACGCCTGCCACCTGTATTTTTCACCAGGCTGCAATAAATGGTTATAAACCCTATCAGTTTATCGACCGAATTTTGGAATTTGGTAAAGCTAGAGTAGGGAAGTAGTTTTTTTTAGGTGCGGGTACCTTCGCATTAGTGTTTTTTGTTTTGTACAGACTTTTGTAAGGCTCAGGTCCGGGCTATTCGTTCCAAGTCCTCGCCCCGAAAGGGTTCGGGGCTGTGGGCTTTCCACTACTATCCCTACCCGGAGGCTTCGTGCAAGGCCAACCGGTATGGCAATGAACAACCGGTATTATAATCCAAGATTAAAACATTTATTGCCGAAATCATTTTCTAAAATGGTAAAACAGTTTGGGTTTGCACCCCGGGCAACGATTGAGGTAAGTAGCCCACAGGAGCATGCGGCGCTAGCCAAGTGCGACGAGGACTACAACCGAAAGCGTGACCCGAACGCCATGCAAGCTGTTGGAGTTTTGGTAAAATAGGGTAGGCGGAGGGGGCCCGCATAATTAAAAGAAAGATTACTTACCTGGCCGGTAAAATCAAATTACTTCCGTTTAAGATTTTCCAGGTGGCAGGAATGGGATTCATCAGACGGAAATGATCTTTGTCGTGCCCACCAATTGCTATGCGGATTTTATGTCCTTTTTTGAAAAGATAGGAGGTAGGCAACAAATCGATTTTAATTTTTTCTTCTTTACCAGGCTCCAGCGGCAGGGCATCTTTACGCAGAAAGCTGTGCCAATCGCCGACCTGGTTATAGGTTTGGTCGGGACTAATTTTGCGGTGGATGCTACGTAATTCGCCTTCGGTAACGTAATGAACCACCCCATTTTCGTCAATATCTTCGAGGTAAACAAAAAAGGAGCAATCGCCCTGGGATGAAGTTAAGACCAATTCCAATGCTGCATGGCCTGTTACTTCCAAATTAGCTGAAAGCGGTTCAGAGTCGAAAACCAGGAGTTTTTTATCACGTTCGTTTCTATCCGGATAGACATTGGGCGTATGCAAGGCCCCTGCAAGGCTTTCCCATCGGGTAACGGAGCCTGTTCCGGCGCTGGTATCGACTATATAGGAAGTTGAAAAGGGTTCAACCACAGGACTTTCTTCCAAAGCCAGGCGGTTGTTGGGAAGAAGGGGAAATGTTTTGGTGCTAAAGCCGGGAGGAGGCCAGGAATCGGAGAATTTCCATTTGTTTTCAACCTGGGTAAAATAATGTACACGTGGTTCTTTATCGAGGCCATTGGGTTTGGCTTTCAGGTAAAAGTCGAAAAATTTTAGCAGTTCCCCGATGTGATTAAAAGATGCATCGCTTTGGGCGTATGGGGCAGTTACGTAGCTTCCGCCGTGTTCCCAAGGACCCAGCATGAGTTTGTATTGTTTATCTTTAAGAGTCAAAAAACGTTTAACTGCAGCATTGGGGTAGGCTCCATCGCTCCATCCGCTATAGGAATACACGGGAACTTTGGTGGCAATTTCCTTGGCCACGAAGGCATGAGGACTAAATTTATCGGCACCTACATTTTGAATAGGTTCTTCGTCCCGGAAATCCATTTTCATAGCGCCATCGTTCACATTCAGGTTGTCTTTGTGTTGGGCGACTGCTTGTTTTAATAAAGTTCTTCGGCCTTTTCCATCAACGGGTTTTACCCCGCGAACGGCCATTTTTACCTTTTTGTTTTTGGTAGGTAGTTTATTGTCGTCTAGGGCACGGTTGGCTTTTCCCCAAACGCTGGTAAACCACATGTTGTGAATGCCACCCGGAAAGGCATTATCGGCATAAACGTCGAAGAGGGAGTAGAGGTTGGCGTCGGCTTTAATTGCAGGGTGTTGGGTGGTAAGAAGAAATTCGGAAGCGGTGCCGGTGTAGGAGGCTCCAGCGGTTCCGATGATTCCGTTACTCCAGACCTGTTTAATAATCCAATCACAAATTTCATAGCCATCTTTAACTTCGTTTTCGGACCAGGGGTAGAGGTTTTGGCCAAAGGAGGCACCGGAACCACGAACGTCAACATTAACCAGGGCGTAGCCATTTCGCGAA
This genomic window contains:
- the mutL gene encoding DNA mismatch repair endonuclease MutL: MDIIKLLPDNVANQIAAGEVVQRPASAVKELLENSIDAGATDIKLIVKDAGRTLIQVIDNGKGMSNTDARLSWERHATSKIKNSDDLFCIRTMGFRGEALASIAAISQVEMKTRRAEDDLGTQIIIEGSEAKSQEHIQCPAGTSISMKNLFYNVPVRRNFLKSNAVEFRHILEEFYRVTLAFPSIKFSLYHNDSEVYNLKSSAIRQRIMALFGNDYNERLVPVDEETTIIQVSGFICKPEYARKTRGEQYFFVNNRFIKSSYLHHAVQTAYKDLLPQDCFPTYFIFLEIDPQKVDINIHPTKTEIKFEDEKAIYAILKSSVQRSLGRYNISPTLDFEQEASFQPPLHPDRPIIPPTIKVDPTFNPFQPKWPSTDNRPKQGELNLPSKNNWAWEKLYEGFEKKDQEHPHEKTEQLGSEKPQEISHSFYQVQNSFILTSMKGGILVIDQQGAHERIQFERYASMLKNHTGVSQQLLFPVNLEYNAYECSLLTEMLEPLHSLGIDIHPFGSNSFVIHGVAPYMQETNLKDLMDSLIQEFANSHSLNDRNSPLAKALARKTSIKRGQSLNQEEMESLVNELFACENSSISPTGKPTYFKLGMEDIEKRFS
- a CDS encoding T9SS type A sorting domain-containing protein — encoded protein: MKRLITLILTIAGFTSYAQVQLHSTSPLPPGMGKVGNTVLKPKKATENLGSYFLDYEGYDEFFFGQIQSFVKVGFNSLDTTTGVIRQAMEVFDTLLVTQDYNDFQPMEWGGNTFVRIDTLYIIVGQQNNTGDTAVFKMRLNTYKSNSNANGAYLSLTNELWADSIAIDTNLTPDPDGSGFPIKTLKFTPGVITNQKFAATFEYFGDPQDTCYLRFSYGTDGSNCGSSSQALIIPSELYPQSFYSVALGGEPGNPTPSIFIPRISGNFGYYWYNDCDNSGDPYNTPGDQSSGFSSSENSYQNWSIWASVTLIDSVTAMNELSNKEFSVSAYPNPAKEVVNLSYQVKSEGSVNLHVHNILGTEVLAAELGHKGLGKNTYSMDISGLPNGIYTYTMEMNGKAVTRKFVVAH
- a CDS encoding ABC transporter substrate-binding protein; its protein translation is MKLSRIQHLIFLSCLLLIGACANEKKQNDKPKIAYLDLLEDETLAQARQGFWDALAKNGYSEKDGSLEVIYKNANGDQMALVQACDYMVSQNVDIIATNPTLSTITAVKKSGNIPVCMMVSPRPDLAGLASKDGTWPSQLFGVYETLDYIDSSLALAMTLQPEIKKIGLIYNQSEPQSVDAFNEVKNYCAKRGIGLEALPVNASSETQQVTSVLLSKSIDAFFALPDNVIFASFETVKKLCDEKKIPIYTSEAGLVKRGAKASFGADFYQWGYQAGLQAADYLKDKSKLPAPQPVKNRIKTIGK
- a CDS encoding RidA family protein, whose amino-acid sequence is MNKQIIQSPAAPAPIGPYSQAVKAGNFLFLSGQIALDPATGELKMDSVEVETQQVMKNLQAVLQQAGLDFNHVVKTTIFLMDMNDFATVNTIYGSYFQGDFPARETVQVAGLPKGVRVEISMVAAV
- a CDS encoding D-alanine--D-alanine ligase, translated to MKVGIFFGGQSREREVSFAGGRTVYDNLDKALFEPVPIFVDSFGQFILPDWQYIYKGSIRDFYPPVHAIPYSPGEFQVYAENLPDADSLKASLAASIGKLIQPNELKSLMDLAFLCLHGAYGEDGRIQGLLEYLHIPYTGSGILPSALGMNKAAQKNLLQSTGFNSPAFFEITKQQWNRENERITLFETVKEVVGFPCVVKASNQGSSIGISVLNSADQTAFEKAVEKCFFTRTILASEWNALTERGKNEYVRTLADIREGIGLPVRLGNSVLFHPDQVLDTLKEVLAHQESVFLESMDGESSVLVEGFIEGKEFSCIVVEDEQGKALALPPTEIRKGKEVFDYRSKYLPGLSRKITPIELPTETIQAIRRETERLFQHFQFDVYARIDGFVGNDGKIYLNDPNTTSGMMPSSFFFHQAAEIGLNPSQFLTYIIRTSLAARIRDFKGNGVAEPVLNQLDRAIEHHKTQAKQKIKVAVILGGYSSERHISVESGRNIFEKLSSSDKYAPEPIFLTGNSENHLLYKIPINLLLKDNADDIKDKIEHFSVHEVIKEIIHDCSSITLKYASDDALAAPELLSYSDLKNRFDEVFIGLHGRPGEDGALQKQLDALGMPYNGSGVQSSSITINKYETNEILAKHGMNVAKHLLVEKSDWQTNKAKAIETILSCVKYPFIAKPVDDGCSSAVRKVKTQAELEAFATLIFRDGEEMDTTSAQLLNIKPKEEFPNKSVFLVEELISANGALHFLEITGGMLTHYNAQGEVEYELFEASEALSEGEVLSLEEKFLAGQGQNITPARYQSDPEARQQVSDFVKSELMRAAKALNVQGYCRIDAFVRVFENNRAEVVFVEVNSLPGMTPATCIFHQAAINGYKPYQFIDRILEFGKARVGK
- a CDS encoding CocE/NonD family hydrolase, whose translation is MKKNLLFLFSIILLHSTTGIFAQKAKKNQPGVDLAIDYPKPYDQTQGFIYEGYTSQSFYLEMRDGVKIAVDLYLPKGIKPGDKIPTILHQTRYWRNVEIRWPFSWFVKTPMGLLGKMIREFSRNGYALVNVDVRGSGASFGQNLYPWSENEVKDGYEICDWIIKQVWSNGIIGTAGASYTGTASEFLLTTQHPAIKADANLYSLFDVYADNAFPGGIHNMWFTSVWGKANRALDDNKLPTKNKKVKMAVRGVKPVDGKGRRTLLKQAVAQHKDNLNVNDGAMKMDFRDEEPIQNVGADKFSPHAFVAKEIATKVPVYSYSGWSDGAYPNAAVKRFLTLKDKQYKLMLGPWEHGGSYVTAPYAQSDASFNHIGELLKFFDFYLKAKPNGLDKEPRVHYFTQVENKWKFSDSWPPPGFSTKTFPLLPNNRLALEESPVVEPFSTSYIVDTSAGTGSVTRWESLAGALHTPNVYPDRNERDKKLLVFDSEPLSANLEVTGHAALELVLTSSQGDCSFFVYLEDIDENGVVHYVTEGELRSIHRKISPDQTYNQVGDWHSFLRKDALPLEPGKEEKIKIDLLPTSYLFKKGHKIRIAIGGHDKDHFRLMNPIPATWKILNGSNLILPAR